From one Zhongshania sp. R06B22 genomic stretch:
- the leuS gene encoding leucine--tRNA ligase, producing MDQHYAPRDIETCAQQFWQDQNSFAAVEDASREKYYCLAMFPYPSGKLHMGHVRNYSIADVISRYQRMLGKNVLQPMGWDAFGLPAENAAVKNKTAPAKWTVENIAYMRDQLKQLGFAYDWNREFATCKPDYYRWEQWFFTRLYEKGMVYKKTSAVNWCPVDETVLANEQVIDGCCWRCDTQVQRKEIPQWFIKITSYADQLLNDLDQLDGWPEQVKTMQRNWIGRSQGVQMRFDLDAPIAGMDSFEVYTTRPDTLMGVTYVSLAAEHPISLEIAKNNPALATFIDECRNSSVAEADMAVMEKKGMFTGLAARHPITGESVQVWIANYVLMDYGTGAVMAVPAHDQRDYEFAKKYDLAINQVIAPENGEAINIDDGAFTEKGVLINSGAFDGLNFEDAFTAISDELVAQNKGQVTTNYRLRDWGVSRQRYWGAPIPIFNLPNGGEIAVPAHKLPILLPEDVEMDGVQSPIKADPEWCKDDLDGVAVERETDTFDTFMESSWYYARFTCPDFEDGMLDPDRANYWLPVDQYVGGIEHAILHLLYARFFHKLMRDEGLLDSDEPFKQLLCQGMVLKDGSKMSKSKGNTVDPQFLIEQYGADTVRLFIMFAAPPEQSLEWSDSAVEGSHRFLKRLWKLAATHLEAGNAPALTPESLTGPQQDLRRKTHETIAKVSDDFGRRLTFNTAIAAVMELINEVSRFQGQSEQCIAVEREAIEAAVLLLAPIVPHISHQLWLNLGHSDAVIDAPWPQVDEAALVRNTIKMAVQVNGKLRATIEVAADADGESIKKLAREQENVQRFLADLTIRKEIFVPKKLVNIVAN from the coding sequence ATGGACCAACATTACGCCCCCCGTGACATCGAGACCTGCGCCCAACAATTTTGGCAGGATCAAAACAGTTTCGCCGCCGTCGAAGACGCCAGCCGCGAAAAATACTATTGCCTGGCGATGTTCCCCTACCCCAGCGGCAAACTGCACATGGGCCATGTTCGCAATTACAGCATTGCAGATGTGATATCGCGCTATCAGCGCATGCTGGGTAAAAACGTCTTGCAACCTATGGGTTGGGATGCGTTTGGTTTGCCAGCAGAGAACGCGGCGGTAAAAAACAAGACTGCGCCAGCTAAATGGACCGTTGAAAACATCGCCTATATGCGCGATCAGCTCAAACAACTGGGCTTTGCCTACGACTGGAATCGCGAGTTTGCCACCTGTAAGCCAGACTACTACCGCTGGGAGCAGTGGTTCTTCACCCGCCTTTACGAAAAAGGCATGGTCTACAAAAAGACCTCCGCGGTGAACTGGTGTCCGGTTGACGAAACCGTATTAGCGAACGAGCAGGTCATCGATGGCTGCTGCTGGCGCTGCGACACCCAGGTTCAGCGCAAAGAGATTCCCCAGTGGTTTATTAAAATCACCAGTTACGCCGATCAACTACTTAACGATCTAGACCAGCTAGACGGCTGGCCCGAGCAAGTTAAGACCATGCAACGCAACTGGATTGGCCGTTCACAAGGCGTACAAATGCGCTTTGATCTTGACGCGCCGATCGCGGGCATGGACAGCTTTGAGGTTTATACCACCCGCCCCGACACCCTCATGGGCGTTACCTACGTGAGCCTGGCGGCAGAGCATCCTATCAGCCTTGAAATTGCCAAGAACAATCCTGCGCTAGCCACATTTATTGACGAATGCCGCAATAGTTCTGTCGCCGAGGCGGACATGGCCGTCATGGAAAAGAAAGGCATGTTCACCGGCCTAGCTGCGCGCCACCCCATCACCGGCGAATCCGTACAAGTGTGGATCGCCAATTACGTCTTAATGGATTACGGCACCGGCGCCGTCATGGCAGTGCCCGCTCACGATCAGCGCGATTATGAGTTCGCAAAAAAATATGATCTGGCTATCAATCAAGTTATCGCACCAGAGAATGGCGAAGCCATCAATATTGATGACGGCGCCTTTACAGAAAAAGGCGTGCTAATCAATTCTGGCGCTTTCGACGGCTTGAATTTTGAAGACGCATTTACAGCGATTTCTGATGAACTGGTCGCGCAAAACAAAGGCCAGGTCACCACCAACTACCGACTTCGTGACTGGGGTGTTTCTCGTCAACGTTACTGGGGTGCACCGATCCCGATTTTCAATCTACCTAACGGTGGTGAAATTGCGGTCCCCGCGCACAAGCTGCCCATCCTACTCCCAGAAGACGTTGAGATGGACGGTGTGCAATCGCCCATTAAAGCCGACCCAGAATGGTGTAAGGACGATCTCGATGGCGTCGCGGTAGAGCGTGAAACTGATACCTTCGATACCTTTATGGAGTCTAGCTGGTACTACGCGCGCTTCACCTGCCCCGACTTTGAAGACGGCATGCTTGACCCCGATCGCGCCAATTACTGGCTGCCGGTAGACCAATATGTCGGCGGCATTGAACACGCCATTCTTCACCTCTTATACGCACGCTTTTTTCACAAATTAATGCGTGATGAAGGTCTGCTGGATTCCGACGAGCCCTTCAAACAACTGCTTTGCCAGGGCATGGTATTGAAAGACGGCAGCAAAATGTCCAAGTCCAAGGGCAATACTGTCGACCCACAATTCCTGATTGAGCAATACGGTGCCGACACGGTTCGCCTGTTCATCATGTTTGCCGCGCCGCCAGAACAAAGTTTGGAATGGTCTGACAGCGCAGTGGAAGGCTCGCACCGCTTCCTTAAACGGCTGTGGAAATTAGCAGCGACCCACCTTGAAGCTGGGAATGCACCCGCGCTTACGCCTGAGAGTTTAACTGGACCGCAGCAAGACCTGCGCCGTAAAACTCACGAGACTATTGCCAAGGTAAGCGATGATTTTGGTCGCCGTCTAACCTTTAATACCGCGATTGCGGCGGTGATGGAATTAATTAATGAAGTGTCTCGCTTCCAAGGCCAAAGCGAGCAATGCATCGCAGTAGAGCGCGAGGCCATAGAAGCCGCCGTGCTTTTACTGGCGCCGATTGTGCCGCATATTAGCCACCAACTATGGCTCAACCTTGGCCACAGCGATGCGGTTATTGATGCGCCTTGGCCACAAGTAGACGAGGCCGCATTGGTACGCAATACTATAAAAATGGCCGTGCAAGTGAATGGCAAACTGCGAGCGACCATTGAAGTCGCCGCCGATGCCGACGGTGAGAGCATCAAGAAATTGGCGCGGGAGCAGGAAAACGTGCAGCGTTTTCTAGCAGATTTAACCATCCGCAAAGAAATTTTTGTTCCTAAAAAACTGGTAAATATCGTTGCTAACTAA
- a CDS encoding ParA family protein, with the protein MEVNKSYVMWNNKGGVGKSTITFHVASVYAEKNLDRDVIVVDMCPQANSSSMLMGGGKPSEAKLQELISKYEPQSIVGYITEATLNGDADVNKFITKLSDVNGNVSDNLYLISGDGNLELIAPLLSERAEATPLSASDNPWIKIHSIIRELTKKRINTERPCTYFIDTNPSFAIYTQLAIVGGDKLLVPINADDSSIFAITGLFNLIWGTSVSHPVYGKYTFASKAKSHNLELPKISFLLGNRFTQKKGAAHAFKALSNEAIQKMYTEFKNNPDKFETSSVEINNVSDFEAAYSVELRDFNSAGVVAANQGLPLSKMDQHTYEVYGEKIQVAKEQRDKCKETIESLVSKL; encoded by the coding sequence ATGGAAGTGAATAAAAGTTATGTAATGTGGAACAATAAAGGAGGTGTCGGGAAAAGTACTATCACTTTTCATGTGGCATCAGTATATGCAGAAAAGAATTTGGATCGTGATGTAATTGTTGTGGATATGTGCCCACAGGCAAATTCATCTTCAATGTTGATGGGAGGGGGCAAACCTAGTGAAGCGAAACTCCAGGAGTTGATATCGAAGTATGAACCACAAAGCATTGTTGGTTACATTACAGAGGCAACCCTTAACGGGGATGCGGATGTAAATAAATTCATCACTAAATTGAGTGATGTAAACGGTAATGTTAGCGACAATTTATATCTGATTTCTGGGGATGGTAATCTGGAGCTTATCGCACCACTACTTTCTGAGCGGGCGGAGGCCACCCCATTATCTGCCTCAGACAATCCGTGGATAAAAATTCACTCTATAATTCGAGAATTGACTAAAAAGAGAATTAATACTGAAAGACCTTGCACCTACTTTATTGATACAAATCCTAGCTTTGCAATTTACACCCAATTAGCGATAGTGGGTGGTGATAAATTACTAGTCCCCATAAACGCAGACGATTCTTCAATTTTTGCAATAACAGGGTTGTTCAATCTTATTTGGGGTACATCTGTAAGTCATCCCGTATATGGTAAGTACACATTTGCCTCTAAGGCAAAAAGTCATAACCTTGAATTACCTAAGATTTCATTTTTGCTCGGTAATAGATTCACGCAAAAAAAGGGAGCCGCACATGCATTTAAGGCGCTGTCAAATGAAGCAATTCAAAAAATGTACACTGAGTTTAAAAATAATCCTGACAAATTTGAAACTTCAAGTGTTGAAATTAACAATGTGAGTGATTTTGAGGCAGCATATAGCGTCGAGTTAAGGGACTTCAATAGCGCTGGCGTGGTAGCCGCAAACCAAGGTTTGCCTCTCAGTAAAATGGATCAGCATACCTACGAAGTGTATGGAGAAAAAATACAGGTTGCCAAAGAGCAGCGTGATAAATGCAAAGAAACAATTGAGTCTTTAGTATCAAAACTTTAA
- a CDS encoding GrpB family protein, which translates to MNGPIYFMIEKQLLVSSLPIKNLWVHHIGSKTIYGLAAKPVIDILIDLFSPSLGDLVIRH; encoded by the coding sequence ATGAATGGCCCCATCTATTTTATGATTGAAAAACAATTGTTAGTCTCAAGTTTGCCTATAAAGAATTTATGGGTTCACCATATTGGCAGCAAGACAATATATGGCCTTGCAGCTAAACCAGTAATTGATATATTAATTGACCTTTTTTCGCCCTCCCTGGGCGACTTAGTTATTCGGCACTAG